The following are encoded in a window of Staphylospora marina genomic DNA:
- a CDS encoding GNAT family N-acetyltransferase: MESARLRYRPYKPEDDWFFMSLCLDPDVMRHIGDGRVRGRKEIGEWFQNVLARSRTGFGPWVVEKKDTGEPVGQAGLVKQILDGKEEWEIGYWMKKSCWGKGYASEAAATFRDFALLDLRLDRVISIIQPANIASIRVAVKIGMSLERHTRFQGIPVAVYSLQAGKTGEDGGF, from the coding sequence ATGGAATCTGCCCGCCTCAGGTATCGTCCTTACAAGCCGGAAGATGATTGGTTTTTCATGTCTCTGTGTCTGGACCCCGATGTGATGCGGCATATCGGGGACGGACGGGTACGCGGCCGAAAAGAAATCGGGGAATGGTTTCAGAATGTGCTGGCACGAAGCAGGACCGGTTTCGGACCGTGGGTGGTCGAAAAAAAGGACACGGGGGAACCGGTCGGTCAAGCCGGATTGGTCAAACAAATTCTGGACGGAAAAGAAGAATGGGAGATCGGGTATTGGATGAAAAAGTCCTGTTGGGGCAAGGGATATGCTTCGGAAGCGGCTGCGACTTTCCGCGATTTCGCCCTGCTCGATCTTCGGTTGGATCGCGTTATCAGCATCATTCAACCGGCCAACATCGCTTCGATTCGGGTGGCCGTGAAGATCGGCATGTCCCTGGAACGACATACGCGATTCCAGGGGATTCCGGTGGCGGTGTATTCGCTTCAGGCCGGGAAAACCGGTGAAGATGGAGGATTCTGA